The Sporomusaceae bacterium FL31 sequence AAGCTCAGAGATTGCCAGGTCAATTCCTGTACCAATATTAATAAAGTCATCCCCGTCGTACCTCTCCATTAAAAAGCAACAAGCATCAGCTAAATCATCCACATATAGAAACTCTCGCCGAGGTTTTCCACTTCCCCAAACTACAACTTCTGCAGATCCTGTCTGCTTTGCCTCATGGAACTTCCGTAATAGCGCAGGCAAGACATGAGAGTTATTTAAGTCAAAATTATCATTGATACCATACAAATTCGTAGGCATAACCGAAACAAAATTAGAGCCATATTGTTTTTTATATGCTTGACACATTTTAATTCCGGTTATTTTAGCAATCGCATATGCCTCATTAGTGGGCTCAAGCTCATTGGTCAGCAAATATTCTTCTTTCAAAGGCTGTGGTGCGAACTTCGGGTAAATACATGAACTTCCCAAAAATAATAGTTTCTTTACTTCATATAAATGAGCCGCATGAATAATATTGCTTTGAATCATTAGATTGTTATAGATAAACTCTGCTGGATAGGTGTTATTTGCATAAATACCCCCTACTTTTGCAGCCGCCAAGAAAACATACTCAGGTCTTTCATTCTGAAAAAACTGTTGTACTGCATGTTGATCTCGTAGATCTAATTCGCAACTGGTTTTCTCAATGATGTGTATATATCCATCTTCAAGAAGTTTGCGGACAATCGCAGAGCCAACCATGCCACGACTGCCTGCAACATAAATTCTGCTATCTTTATTCATGGGCGTTGTTTACCTTATATCCATGATCTTTACAAAGGACGTCTCTTTCTGTTTTACGGACATCCTCATCCACCATCATTTTAACAAGTTCACTCAAACTAGTCTCAGGCTCCCACCCTAATTTTTGTTTTGCTTTCGTCGGATCCCCTAGTAATAAATCAACCTCAGTAGGACGGAAATATTTCGGATCCACAAGTACTAAATCTCTACCTGTATCTGCATCGATGCCCTTTTCGTTTACACCGATTCCCTGCCAAATAATTCGAATTCCAACATGTTCAAACGCCATCTCTACAAATTCTCTAACTGCGTGAGTTTCCCCAGTAGCAATAACAAAATCATCGGGTTGTTCCTGCTGTAGCATTAGCCACATTGCTTTAACATAGTCACAAGCAAAACCCCAGTCTCGTTTTGCATCCAAATTACCTAAATATAAGTGCTTTTGCAGGCCTAATTTTATTCTAGCCACCGCACGCGTAATTTTTCGAGTAACAAATGTCTCTCCACGTATAGGCGATTCATGATTAAACAAAATACCATTGCAGGCATAAATTCCATAAGCTTCTCGATAATTGACCGTAATCCAGTAACCATAAATCTTAGCTGCTGCATAAGGACTACGCGGATAAAAGGGGGTAGTTTCCTTTTGGGGTGTTTCCTGAACTTTTCCATACAATTCGCTAGTTGACGCTTGATAAAACTTGGTCTTTTTCTCTAATCCTAAAATTCGGATTGCTTCCAGTATCCGAAGAGTGCCGAGTGCATCCGAATTAGCCGTATATTCAGGGGTTTCAAATGAAACTTGTACATGGCTTTGGGCTGCTAGGTTATAAATCTCATCCGGTTGCACCTGTTGAATAATACGAATTAAGTTTGTTGAATCGGTCAGGTCACCGTAATGTAGAAAAAAATTCACATTCTCTTCATGCTGATCATGGTACAAATGATCAATTCTCTCTGTATTAAAAAGCGAGCTTCTTCGCTTTATTCCATGAACGACATATCCCTTTTGTAATAAGAATTCTGCCAAATATGCGCCATCTTGACCTGTTATTCCAGTTATAAGGGCTATTTTTTTCATTATCTCAATCCTTTCTATTTCTACCATATCCTAATCAAAGCTATTACAGTTTTCCTACTAGCTTCTCTCATTTACAAAATTTAGTTTTTTCCCATTTCTTATAGTTTTCCTCAATAATTTTTTTAAACTTAACTCTAAAAACACTCTTAGAAAAACGTTCTGCATTAATCCGACATGCACTTGGCAAAATGGATTCCCGATTTTGTTCAAACAAAATTACAGCATCTTGAAGTGCACGTATATCCTGCTCATAAAAAAATACCCCGGTAGGATTTTGAGCTTTCAATCCTTGAATAGTCTCTGTCACTCCACCCTTACCGTATGCAATAACTGGCGTACCACATGCCTGTGCTTCAACTGGAGTTATACCAAAATCCTCTTCCGCAGCAAATACAAATGCTTTTGCTCTTTGCATGTAATCCATTAAGACACTAGATGGCTGATAACCTAACACCTCAACATTTTTTCCGCACTTTGACTTGATTTTATCATAATCTGGCCCGTCACCAATAACTATAAGCTTCTTATTTGGCATGCTATTAAAAGCTTCAACAATAAGATCTATCTTTTTGTAAGGTACCATACGAGATGCAGTTAAATAAAAATCATCTTTATCTTGGCGCAACTTCAGACCTTCGACATCGACCGGAGGATATATTATTGAAGCTTCGCGCCGATAAAGCTTCCATATACGCCTGACAATAAATTGAGAATTTGCGATCATAAAGTCTACACTATTTGCTGTACGTAAGTCCCACGATCTAATATAGTGAAGAATAGCTTTGGCCATCCAGCCTTTCCAGCCTTCCATTAAGCCTGATTCGCGTAAATATTGATGCTGTAAATCCCAAGCATATCGAATCGGAGAATGGATATAAGAAATATGTAGCTGATCCGGCCCTGTAATAACGCCTTTTGCCACAGCGTGAGAACTAGAGA is a genomic window containing:
- the fcl gene encoding GDP-L-fucose synthase codes for the protein MNKDSRIYVAGSRGMVGSAIVRKLLEDGYIHIIEKTSCELDLRDQHAVQQFFQNERPEYVFLAAAKVGGIYANNTYPAEFIYNNLMIQSNIIHAAHLYEVKKLLFLGSSCIYPKFAPQPLKEEYLLTNELEPTNEAYAIAKITGIKMCQAYKKQYGSNFVSVMPTNLYGINDNFDLNNSHVLPALLRKFHEAKQTGSAEVVVWGSGKPRREFLYVDDLADACCFLMERYDGDDFINIGTGIDLAISELADLVADVVGFQGQVIYDADKPDGTPVKRLDVSRLNSLGWWAKTDLREGIIKTYGWFRATY
- the gmd_2 gene encoding GDP-mannose 4,6-dehydratase → MKKIALITGITGQDGAYLAEFLLQKGYVVHGIKRRSSLFNTERIDHLYHDQHEENVNFFLHYGDLTDSTNLIRIIQQVQPDEIYNLAAQSHVQVSFETPEYTANSDALGTLRILEAIRILGLEKKTKFYQASTSELYGKVQETPQKETTPFYPRSPYAAAKIYGYWITVNYREAYGIYACNGILFNHESPIRGETFVTRKITRAVARIKLGLQKHLYLGNLDAKRDWGFACDYVKAMWLMLQQEQPDDFVIATGETHAVREFVEMAFEHVGIRIIWQGIGVNEKGIDADTGRDLVLVDPKYFRPTEVDLLLGDPTKAKQKLGWEPETSLSELVKMMVDEDVRKTERDVLCKDHGYKVNNAHE
- a CDS encoding glycosyl transferase, whose amino-acid sequence is MKIAVIHDWLVTYAGAERVLEEILLLYPEADLFSIVDFLPQKQRQFLQGKPVHTSFIQKLPKAQNRYRNYLPLMPLAVEQFDLSSYDLILSSSHAVAKGVITGPDQLHISYIHSPIRYAWDLQHQYLRESGLMEGWKGWMAKAILHYIRSWDLRTANSVDFMIANSQFIVRRIWKLYRREASIIYPPVDVEGLKLRQDKDDFYLTASRMVPYKKIDLIVEAFNSMPNKKLIVIGDGPDYDKIKSKCGKNVEVLGYQPSSVLMDYMQRAKAFVFAAEEDFGITPVEAQACGTPVIAYGKGGVTETIQGLKAQNPTGVFFYEQDIRALQDAVILFEQNRESILPSACRINAERFSKSVFRVKFKKIIEENYKKWEKTKFCK